In a genomic window of Methanocalculus alkaliphilus:
- a CDS encoding flavodoxin family protein gives MKILAINGSPRGEESATRRLLQGACEGVLAEGAEKVTFDICDLDIGYCTGCGSCYRTGHCFQSDDFEVLYHHLLTSDGVILSSPVYINSVTAQLKTFFDRLADAIHTQRLSGTYGCSISTAGGANAEGVAEYQNSVIRVLGGTTTGSLGVNICGDPMAVERAIPDAKELGSDLVRAIREKRQYPDQEEEHRVMRERMIELVSFNKDLWISEYEYWRDQGDLPRS, from the coding sequence ATGAAAATTCTTGCGATCAACGGAAGCCCGCGTGGAGAGGAGAGTGCAACCCGACGTCTTCTTCAGGGCGCCTGTGAGGGAGTGCTGGCTGAAGGGGCAGAAAAGGTTACGTTTGATATCTGTGACCTTGATATCGGGTACTGCACGGGCTGCGGAAGCTGTTACCGGACAGGCCACTGTTTTCAGAGTGACGACTTTGAGGTACTCTACCACCATCTCCTTACATCAGACGGGGTTATCCTCTCCTCTCCGGTGTATATCAACTCGGTGACCGCCCAGTTGAAGACCTTCTTTGATCGGCTCGCCGATGCGATTCATACCCAGCGGCTCAGCGGAACGTATGGATGTAGTATCTCAACAGCAGGTGGAGCCAATGCCGAGGGAGTTGCAGAGTACCAAAACAGCGTCATCAGAGTGCTTGGCGGGACGACAACCGGCTCGCTCGGGGTGAATATTTGTGGAGATCCGATGGCAGTGGAGCGTGCGATCCCGGATGCAAAGGAGCTCGGATCCGATCTTGTCAGGGCCATCCGAGAGAAGAGGCAGTATCCCGATCAGGAGGAGGAGCACCGGGTGATGCGGGAGAGGATGATCGAACTCGTCTCCTTCAATAAAGATCTCTGGATCTCCGAGTATGAGTACTGGCGGGATCAGGGTGATCTCCCGCGCTCATAA
- a CDS encoding Mut7-C RNAse domain-containing protein: MTDEPMFLVDRMLGPLTRYLRFLGYDSESAALLPEGDPGEDNHLLKKAEEEGRLLLTRDRDLASRAGERGIYIADIDLPDQIRLLHEKGLISLDVRLIRCSVCNTLLREAAADEIAGASYAPKPSDLFTFLWCPGCSRLYWNGSHTESIIRRIRGLYERGRSP; this comes from the coding sequence ATGACTGATGAACCGATGTTCCTCGTTGACCGGATGCTCGGTCCCCTCACCCGGTACCTCCGGTTCCTCGGATATGACAGCGAGAGTGCAGCCCTCCTCCCCGAAGGTGATCCGGGGGAGGACAATCACCTGCTCAAGAAGGCAGAGGAAGAGGGGCGGCTCCTCCTCACCCGTGATCGTGACCTTGCATCTCGTGCCGGCGAGCGGGGGATCTATATTGCGGATATTGATCTCCCTGATCAGATCCGGCTCCTGCATGAGAAAGGGCTCATCAGCCTCGATGTCCGTCTGATCCGGTGCTCGGTCTGTAACACGCTTCTGCGGGAGGCGGCGGCTGATGAGATAGCGGGGGCATCCTATGCCCCAAAACCCTCTGATCTATTTACCTTCCTCTGGTGCCCGGGGTGCTCCCGGCTCTACTGGAACGGATCTCATACGGAGAGCATCATCAGGCGGATACGCGGGCTTTATGAGCGCGGGAGATCACCCTGA